In a single window of the Melioribacteraceae bacterium genome:
- a CDS encoding DUF2461 domain-containing protein yields MAYFSKDFVKFFKELENNNNREWFTENEPRYEKNIKEPFFNLVGELLTRISFDDPLTLSDPKECIFRIYRDIRFSKDKTPYKTYCSALVSHGGRKALNDPGFYFELNHKGINVYTGLYNVDKEGLAKIRSKIAGNIKEFNKVILNKRFVEKFGNEILGTKSKRLPPDLTEAAIVQPLIYNMQFYSRAELNKSLIMSDELSDILFDYYNAGVPLTQYLENALHNS; encoded by the coding sequence GTGGCATACTTTTCAAAAGATTTTGTAAAATTCTTTAAAGAACTTGAAAACAATAATAACAGAGAATGGTTTACAGAGAATGAACCCAGATATGAAAAGAATATCAAAGAACCATTCTTTAATCTTGTTGGTGAACTGCTCACTAGAATCAGTTTTGATGATCCATTAACTTTATCAGATCCCAAGGAGTGCATTTTCCGAATTTATAGGGATATCCGTTTCTCGAAAGACAAAACCCCTTACAAAACTTATTGCTCTGCGTTGGTTTCTCATGGTGGAAGAAAAGCTTTAAACGATCCCGGTTTTTATTTTGAATTGAATCATAAAGGGATAAATGTTTATACGGGATTATATAATGTTGATAAAGAGGGACTTGCAAAAATTAGGAGTAAAATAGCGGGTAATATCAAAGAGTTTAATAAAGTAATACTGAATAAAAGGTTTGTGGAGAAATTCGGTAATGAAATTTTAGGGACAAAATCGAAAAGGTTACCTCCGGATTTAACCGAAGCGGCAATTGTTCAGCCTTTAATTTATAATATGCAGTTCTATTCCCGTGCTGAATTAAATAAATCGTTAATTATGAGTGATGAGTTGAGCGATATTCT
- a CDS encoding HAD family hydrolase, whose protein sequence is MLEKYKHVIWDWNGTILNDVEFAVELINHLLIERNLPSLTVEKYKSIFTIPVKDYYAKAGFDFSIESFEVVGKKWIDNYEKGKLSCSLYDGVTDIIKRINSLRIGQSVLSGYKQNTLEDIVKHYQLSPYFDHILGLDNIYAGGKMHRGIDLMKELNLEKGESLMIGDMVHDCEVAMEIGADCILLANGHQSREALETCGVPVINDIRELLTL, encoded by the coding sequence ATGCTTGAAAAATACAAACACGTAATCTGGGATTGGAATGGCACAATTCTTAATGATGTTGAGTTCGCGGTAGAATTGATTAATCACCTTTTGATAGAGAGAAATTTACCTTCCCTTACTGTCGAAAAGTATAAAAGTATTTTTACAATTCCTGTTAAAGATTATTACGCTAAAGCCGGCTTTGATTTTTCTATTGAGTCATTCGAAGTTGTTGGTAAAAAGTGGATAGATAATTATGAAAAAGGAAAATTGAGCTGCAGTCTGTATGATGGTGTAACCGATATTATTAAGAGAATAAACTCGCTTAGAATCGGGCAATCTGTTTTATCAGGATACAAGCAAAATACACTTGAAGATATTGTAAAGCATTATCAACTCTCTCCTTACTTCGATCATATTTTAGGATTGGATAATATTTACGCAGGAGGAAAGATGCACCGGGGAATTGATTTAATGAAAGAACTGAATCTTGAAAAAGGAGAATCATTAATGATTGGTGATATGGTTCATGACTGTGAAGTAGCTATGGAAATTGGGGCTGATTGTATTTTACTAGCCAACGGTCATCAAAGCAGAGAAGCATTAGAAACATGCGGTGTACCGGTAATAAATGATATTAGAGAATTATTAACCCTCTAA
- a CDS encoding amino acid decarboxylase, whose product MKEKNNLDMPSPEFKEVGYKLIDWSANYLDNLEALSVLPSVTPGDIKNKLPQEAPSDPESFNDIIADLNNIILPGITHWQHPKFMAYFASTASGPGILADIISSAFNVNGMVWKSSPALTELEQTVLIWYRKMLALPENYLGMIYDTASISSFHALACAREYLNLGIREKGMSGIPKLRVYCSEHAHSSIEKSALSLGIGLDGIKKIECDSKFSMIVERLKVAIDEDRKSGIVPMCVVATIGTTSSTSVDPVEEIAEFCNKENIWLHVDAAYAGVTAMLPECRHFFKGWDKADSIVSNPHKWLFVPIDLSTLFIRKPEILKRAFSLIPEYLKSSEDSQVENYMDYGLQLGRRFRALKLWFVIRYFGIAGLKERIAEHIRIANRFAKFIDEDNNFELLAPVNFSTVCFRAVVADFDESQLNTFNEKLLSQINSTGEFFLTHTKLNGIFTIRLVISGIRQEERHIIRAWNWVNECYRHVLKN is encoded by the coding sequence ATGAAAGAAAAAAATAATCTCGACATGCCCTCACCCGAGTTTAAAGAGGTGGGTTATAAACTAATTGATTGGTCTGCCAATTATCTCGATAATCTCGAAGCCCTTTCTGTATTGCCAAGTGTTACTCCCGGAGATATTAAAAATAAATTACCTCAGGAAGCACCGTCAGATCCGGAAAGTTTTAATGATATTATTGCAGACTTGAACAATATAATATTGCCCGGAATCACTCATTGGCAGCATCCAAAATTTATGGCTTACTTTGCTTCTACCGCTAGTGGACCCGGAATACTCGCAGATATCATAAGCTCAGCTTTCAATGTTAATGGAATGGTGTGGAAATCATCTCCTGCTCTAACAGAACTTGAACAGACAGTATTAATATGGTACCGAAAAATGCTTGCACTTCCGGAAAATTATTTGGGGATGATTTATGATACCGCGTCAATTAGTTCATTTCACGCATTGGCTTGTGCTCGGGAGTATTTGAATTTGGGAATTAGGGAAAAGGGAATGAGCGGAATCCCGAAACTTCGAGTTTATTGTTCCGAGCATGCCCACTCATCAATTGAAAAAAGCGCATTATCATTGGGAATAGGATTGGATGGAATCAAGAAAATTGAGTGCGATTCAAAATTTTCTATGATTGTTGAGAGACTTAAAGTTGCTATAGATGAAGATCGCAAATCCGGAATAGTGCCGATGTGTGTTGTTGCAACAATTGGTACAACATCGAGTACCTCAGTTGATCCAGTTGAGGAGATAGCAGAATTCTGCAATAAAGAAAATATATGGCTTCACGTTGACGCGGCGTATGCCGGTGTAACCGCTATGCTGCCGGAATGCAGACATTTTTTTAAAGGCTGGGATAAAGCTGATTCTATTGTTTCGAATCCTCATAAATGGTTATTTGTGCCAATCGATTTAAGTACTCTATTTATTAGAAAACCGGAAATATTAAAACGAGCATTTTCTCTAATACCAGAATACCTGAAGAGTAGCGAGGATTCGCAAGTAGAAAATTATATGGATTATGGGCTTCAACTGGGCAGAAGGTTTCGTGCGTTAAAACTTTGGTTTGTAATAAGATATTTTGGGATTGCCGGATTAAAAGAAAGAATTGCCGAGCACATCCGAATAGCAAATCGTTTTGCCAAATTTATTGATGAAGATAATAATTTTGAGTTGCTCGCTCCTGTAAATTTTAGTACTGTTTGTTTTAGGGCGGTAGTTGCTGACTTTGATGAATCTCAACTAAATACTTTTAATGAAAAACTATTATCACAAATCAATTCAACTGGTGAATTCTTTTTAACACACACAAAACTTAATGGGATTTTTACGATTCGGTTAGTAATTTCAGGTATAAGACAGGAGGAAAGACATATAATACGCGCATGGAATTGGGTTAACGAATGTTACCGCCACGTATTGAAAAACTAA
- a CDS encoding alpha/beta fold hydrolase — protein MKDNMNLKEFNPIYEDAPPDKNFPATMSPLKFFNGESKLFGTMFIASGESIKPTVLMLNGFPGNEKNHDIARMFQRYGFNVMGFNYSGSWGSDGSYSFQNIVSDTKAALDFLVSDICLEKFRVDRKKIVMLGYSMGGFSALYSSINYDYVKNIIAIAPFNAGMFGQILESNKEIKSYSASQMIDAMNYVNNESAENLLNELIENKADWNLLNHLKSFAKKNILLFGAKYDSIAPLQIHHYPLSENLLEANPNTEVHILETGHSFSDKRIELMTIIYNWINKIQF, from the coding sequence ATGAAAGATAATATGAACCTCAAAGAGTTTAATCCCATTTATGAAGACGCTCCACCGGATAAAAACTTTCCGGCAACTATGTCACCTTTAAAGTTTTTTAATGGCGAAAGTAAATTATTTGGAACAATGTTTATTGCATCGGGAGAGAGTATTAAGCCAACAGTGTTAATGCTGAATGGTTTTCCCGGCAATGAAAAAAATCACGACATTGCCCGAATGTTTCAGCGGTATGGATTTAATGTGATGGGGTTTAATTATAGTGGTTCATGGGGAAGTGATGGCAGCTACTCTTTTCAAAATATAGTTAGCGATACTAAAGCGGCCTTAGATTTTTTAGTTAGTGATATTTGCCTTGAAAAATTTCGTGTTGATCGAAAAAAAATTGTTATGCTAGGATATAGCATGGGAGGCTTTTCGGCACTGTACAGTTCAATAAATTACGATTATGTAAAAAATATCATCGCAATAGCTCCATTTAATGCCGGAATGTTTGGACAAATATTGGAATCTAATAAAGAAATAAAAAGTTATTCTGCTTCTCAAATGATTGACGCGATGAATTATGTTAACAATGAATCTGCCGAAAATTTATTAAATGAATTGATCGAAAATAAAGCTGATTGGAATTTATTAAACCATCTAAAATCATTTGCGAAAAAAAATATTTTATTGTTCGGAGCAAAATACGATTCAATTGCTCCGCTGCAAATCCATCATTATCCTTTATCCGAAAATTTATTGGAAGCCAATCCAAATACTGAAGTACATATTCTTGAAACAGGGCATTCATTTTCGGATAAACGGATTGAGCTTATGACTATAATTTATAATTGGATAAATAAAATTCAGTTTTAA
- a CDS encoding proline--tRNA ligase, translating to MRISKSFIPTLKEVPSEAVIPSHILMIRAGLVRQLSAGIYSWLPLGYKIIRKIMDVIREEMNAIGGQEFHYPALNPKEIWEQTGRVEAFGDILFHIKNRDYVLAPTHEEIVAYHAKGAIVSYKDMPQIWYQIQTKFRNEPRPRSGVIRGRQFIMKDAYTLDKDFEGLDIGYALHDKAYRAIFDRCGLKYFVVGASSGAMGGSKSEEFMVKSEAGEDTVAYCEKCQYAANSEVAQSIAEPAKKHDESKTVFEISTPNIKSIDELCAFLSINEKETAKSRVYIHEGTPVLVLMNGNDEVNETKLGNVLGGNVRPCHPEELKEISGADAGSIGPIGFKHRILADNLLKNANNLYSGANKNDYHLGGIDLTRDVAGVEYFDLRIAQSGEKCIRCGSPLEVFKAIELGHIFKLGTKYSEALGVNFLDENGKEKPVVMGSYGIGVERILACFIEQNYDDRGLIWKEPLQPFDIHLIGLNMKNAEVSKFAEKVYLDLIADGYEVLFDDRTDASAGFKFNDADLLGMPVQVIVGEKNLKEGKVELKNRKTGNKIVIALDNLLNQLQEHF from the coding sequence ATGAGAATCAGCAAATCGTTTATCCCTACTTTAAAAGAAGTTCCCTCAGAGGCAGTAATTCCAAGTCATATTTTGATGATACGGGCTGGATTGGTGCGACAATTATCAGCAGGAATTTATTCATGGCTACCGCTCGGTTATAAAATTATAAGAAAAATAATGGATGTTATTCGTGAAGAGATGAATGCCATTGGTGGGCAAGAATTTCACTATCCAGCACTAAATCCAAAAGAAATTTGGGAACAAACCGGAAGAGTTGAAGCATTTGGTGATATTCTTTTTCATATTAAAAATAGAGATTATGTACTGGCTCCTACCCATGAAGAAATTGTTGCCTATCACGCGAAGGGAGCTATTGTTTCTTATAAAGATATGCCTCAAATATGGTATCAGATTCAAACCAAATTTAGAAATGAACCAAGACCTCGAAGCGGTGTTATACGAGGCAGACAATTTATTATGAAAGACGCTTACACTCTCGATAAAGATTTTGAGGGACTTGATATTGGTTATGCATTACATGATAAAGCGTACAGGGCAATCTTTGATAGATGCGGGTTAAAATATTTTGTGGTTGGAGCATCGAGCGGGGCGATGGGAGGAAGTAAAAGTGAAGAGTTTATGGTTAAGAGTGAAGCCGGAGAAGATACCGTAGCTTATTGTGAAAAGTGTCAGTATGCGGCAAACTCTGAAGTTGCGCAGTCAATTGCAGAACCGGCAAAAAAACATGATGAAAGCAAAACTGTCTTTGAAATTTCTACGCCGAACATAAAATCAATAGATGAACTTTGCGCTTTTTTAAGTATTAATGAAAAAGAAACCGCCAAATCTAGAGTATATATTCATGAAGGTACTCCCGTTTTAGTTTTAATGAATGGAAACGATGAGGTCAACGAAACAAAACTTGGTAATGTATTGGGCGGTAATGTTCGTCCTTGCCATCCTGAGGAATTAAAGGAGATAAGTGGTGCCGATGCAGGATCGATTGGACCAATTGGATTTAAGCATAGAATTTTAGCGGATAATCTTTTAAAGAACGCAAATAATCTTTACAGCGGCGCAAACAAAAATGATTATCACTTAGGTGGAATTGATTTAACGCGCGATGTGGCAGGAGTTGAGTATTTTGATTTAAGAATTGCACAGAGCGGAGAAAAATGTATTCGATGCGGATCTCCACTTGAAGTGTTCAAAGCAATTGAGCTTGGGCATATCTTTAAGCTTGGTACTAAATATTCTGAAGCTCTTGGTGTAAATTTTCTTGATGAAAATGGAAAAGAAAAACCGGTTGTTATGGGAAGCTATGGTATTGGTGTAGAAAGAATACTTGCTTGTTTTATTGAACAGAATTATGATGATAGAGGATTAATTTGGAAAGAACCACTTCAGCCGTTCGATATTCATTTAATCGGTTTAAATATGAAGAATGCCGAAGTATCAAAATTTGCTGAAAAAGTATATCTTGATTTAATAGCTGATGGTTACGAAGTTTTGTTTGATGACCGCACAGATGCAAGTGCCGGATTTAAGTTTAATGACGCTGATCTTTTGGGTATGCCGGTTCAAGTTATCGTTGGGGAAAAGAATTTGAAAGAAGGTAAAGTTGAACTGAAGAACCGTAAAACGGGAAACAAGATTGTAATTGCATTAGATAATTTATTGAATCAACTGCAAGAGCATTTTTAA
- the rsmI gene encoding 16S rRNA (cytidine(1402)-2'-O)-methyltransferase: MKSKLHIVSTPIGNYEDITLRALKVLKEVDFIICEEFKEARRLLSQYQIEKELVSLNEHNEEESSQEIIARLKKGETAALISDCGTPLFSDPGKYLIHNCISEKIDLIPIPGANSLLPALVGSGFSLDKFYYAGWLSPKTEIRKKELIRLKAIKELIVIMETPYRLKTILTDLEKIFNPTTHICVSFDMTLATEKYYRGTIQAILKLVEEQKLKGEFVLLINNR, encoded by the coding sequence ATGAAATCCAAATTACATATTGTTTCTACTCCAATCGGTAATTATGAGGATATTACATTACGCGCGTTAAAAGTTTTAAAAGAAGTTGATTTTATTATTTGTGAAGAATTTAAAGAAGCCCGCAGACTGCTCTCACAATATCAAATTGAAAAAGAGCTTGTCTCTCTTAACGAACATAATGAAGAGGAATCCTCCCAAGAAATAATTGCCCGATTAAAAAAGGGGGAAACCGCGGCTTTAATATCGGATTGCGGTACTCCCCTATTTTCAGATCCGGGTAAATATTTAATACATAACTGTATTTCTGAAAAAATTGATTTAATACCTATTCCGGGGGCTAATTCACTTTTACCGGCTCTCGTTGGGTCGGGATTTAGTTTAGATAAGTTTTATTACGCCGGATGGCTTTCTCCGAAAACAGAAATTCGCAAAAAAGAATTAATCCGCCTAAAAGCAATAAAGGAGTTAATAGTAATAATGGAAACTCCCTACCGATTAAAGACTATATTGACAGATCTCGAAAAGATATTTAATCCCACCACACATATTTGTGTTTCATTCGATATGACACTTGCTACCGAAAAATATTATAGAGGAACAATCCAAGCTATCCTTAAATTAGTGGAGGAACAAAAACTTAAAGGTGAGTTTGTTCTTTTAATTAATAATAGATAA
- a CDS encoding NifU family protein produces MLQVQDVDLTPNPQALKFILNEKLLNRETRNYQNKEQAINDPLAKGIFEIEGVVSVFYMDKFITIEKDSKAAWGQIQRPFVEFIKNFDKAQIPAEVEVPQMSSEEETELLKKINEILDTRVRPALAGDGGGLEVIGLEGTTLSIRYQGACGSCPSSIRGTLVAIENLLRREVSPSIEVIPG; encoded by the coding sequence ATGTTACAGGTTCAGGATGTGGATCTCACACCGAATCCCCAAGCGCTAAAATTCATTTTGAATGAAAAACTTTTAAATAGAGAAACCAGAAATTACCAGAATAAAGAACAAGCTATTAACGATCCTTTAGCAAAAGGTATCTTCGAAATTGAGGGAGTAGTTTCTGTTTTTTATATGGATAAGTTTATAACCATTGAAAAGGATTCTAAAGCAGCATGGGGTCAAATTCAGAGACCATTTGTTGAGTTCATCAAAAATTTTGATAAAGCACAAATTCCGGCAGAAGTCGAAGTGCCGCAAATGTCATCTGAGGAAGAGACCGAACTTCTTAAAAAGATTAATGAAATATTGGATACCAGAGTTCGTCCAGCATTGGCCGGTGATGGTGGTGGATTGGAAGTTATTGGATTAGAGGGAACTACTCTTTCAATACGTTATCAAGGAGCTTGCGGAAGCTGCCCAAGTTCAATTCGAGGTACATTAGTCGCAATTGAAAATTTATTGAGAAGAGAAGTCAGCCCTAGTATTGAAGTAATACCCGGATAA
- a CDS encoding lysine 2,3-aminomutase: MHTYKNYTLRNYMEIDALKKLSKIDYDAIDIVGNVLPFKTNNYVVENLIDWSNIPDDPIFTLTFPRKEMLQNHHYSKVEKMFNDGHQIDEMKPLINEIRHELNPHPAGQKHNVPSIDGIELTGIQHKYRETVLFFPSQGQTCHAYCTFCFRWPQFVGMADMKFAMKEVELLIKYLKAHREVTDVLFTGGDPLIMSTKRLAFYIDELLDDDLYNIQTIRFGTKALAYWPYRFTKDTDADELIKLFDKIIAKGKNLAIMAHFNHPIELSTDAVKEAIKRIRATGAQIRTQSPVMKHINDKPEIWSEMWRKQVNLSCIPYYMFVARDTGAQHFFGMPLVEAWNIFRKAYQSVSGVCRTVRGPSMSATPGKIQMLGVSEVNKQKIIVMRFLQGRNPDWVARPFFADYNEDAIWLDELKPAFGEDKFFFEEELETIFNEHVYDDESQNFE, translated from the coding sequence ATGCATACCTACAAAAATTATACTCTCCGAAATTACATGGAGATTGACGCGCTAAAAAAACTCAGCAAAATTGACTATGACGCTATTGATATAGTCGGCAATGTTCTCCCTTTTAAAACCAACAACTATGTTGTTGAGAATTTAATTGACTGGTCGAATATCCCCGATGACCCGATTTTTACACTTACATTTCCGAGAAAGGAGATGCTTCAGAATCATCATTATTCTAAAGTGGAAAAAATGTTTAATGATGGGCATCAAATTGATGAGATGAAACCATTAATAAATGAGATTAGACATGAACTCAATCCCCACCCCGCGGGGCAAAAACACAATGTACCTTCAATTGATGGAATTGAATTGACGGGGATTCAGCATAAATATCGAGAAACAGTTCTTTTCTTCCCAAGTCAAGGACAAACTTGCCATGCGTATTGCACATTTTGTTTTAGATGGCCTCAATTTGTTGGAATGGCTGATATGAAATTTGCGATGAAAGAGGTTGAACTTCTCATAAAATATTTAAAGGCACATCGCGAAGTAACAGACGTTTTATTTACTGGCGGAGATCCATTAATTATGAGCACAAAAAGATTGGCTTTTTATATTGATGAGCTACTTGATGATGACCTCTATAATATTCAAACTATCCGTTTTGGTACAAAAGCGCTTGCTTATTGGCCCTATAGATTTACTAAAGATACAGATGCGGATGAGTTAATAAAACTGTTCGATAAAATTATTGCCAAAGGAAAAAACCTGGCAATAATGGCTCACTTTAATCATCCAATTGAGCTATCAACAGATGCGGTTAAGGAAGCAATTAAAAGAATTAGAGCCACCGGTGCGCAGATTAGAACACAATCGCCGGTTATGAAACATATAAATGATAAACCTGAAATTTGGAGTGAGATGTGGCGTAAGCAGGTTAATTTAAGCTGTATCCCATATTATATGTTTGTTGCGCGTGATACCGGTGCACAGCACTTTTTTGGTATGCCCTTAGTTGAGGCGTGGAATATTTTTAGAAAAGCTTACCAATCTGTGAGTGGTGTATGCAGAACTGTTCGAGGTCCCAGTATGAGTGCTACACCTGGTAAAATTCAAATGCTTGGAGTTAGTGAAGTTAACAAGCAAAAAATAATTGTAATGAGATTTTTACAGGGGAGAAATCCCGACTGGGTTGCTCGCCCATTTTTTGCAGATTACAATGAAGATGCAATTTGGCTCGATGAATTAAAACCGGCATTTGGTGAGGATAAATTTTTCTTCGAGGAAGAACTCGAGACAATATTTAATGAACATGTTTATGACGATGAATCACAGAATTTCGAATAA